From the genome of Streptomyces sp. NBC_00523:
CGTCAGCCCATCCCCCTGTGGCTGACCGTCCTGCTCGGTATCGTCGGCGGCCTCGCCGGCAACGCCCTCGCCAGCGCCTTCGGTGTGCGTGACACCGGGGGCATCGACTGGATCCGCCACATCTTCCAGATCGGTGTGGCCGCCGTGCTCATCGCCTTCATCAGCCCGATGTGGGCCCGACGACGCGCCTGACCGGGCCGCCCGTACGACGACGAACGCCCTGTCCACCGCCGCGTGCGGTGGACAGGGCGTTCGTCGTGCCGGTCAGCCCCGGTGCGCCGCGATCAGCGCCTGATACCAGCGGTAGCTGTCCTTCGGGGTGCGCTCCAGGGTGTCGTAGTCGACCCGGACGATACCGAACCGCTTCGCGTACCCGAGCGCCCACTCGAAGTTGTCCAGCAGCGACCACACGTAGTAGCCCCGCACATCCACGCCCGCGTCCATCGCCGACCGCAGCGCCGCCAGATGCGTCCGCAGGTACTCCACCCGGTCCGCGTCCCGCACCGCACCGTCCGGCTCCACGGTGTCGTGCTCCGCCGAACCGTTCTCCGTGATGTGCACCGGCGGCAGCGCGTCCCCGTAGGTGTCCTTCAGCGCGGTCAGCAGATCGGTGAAGGACTCCGGCACGACCGGCCAGCCCATCGCCGTCCGCCGCACGTCCGGGTACTGCCCCTCGGCGTACCGGTTGTCCGTGGCGACCCGCAGCGCGGGGTCCGGCTCGCGGTGCGGGGCGTCGGCCACCACGATCGGTCGGTAGTAGTTGATGCCCAGGAAGTCCAGGGGCTGGGAGATCAGGTCGAGGTCGCCCTCGCGCCGGAAGTCCTGGCCGGTGATCAGCTCGCCCCAGGTGTCCTCCTCGGTGGCCGGGTAGCGGGCCGCGAGGATCGGCTCCGTCCACACCAGGTTGTGCTGGGTGTCCGCGCGGACCACCGCGGCCCGGTCGGCGTCCGTCGGGGCGGCCGGGACGTTGCGGTCCAGGTTCAGCGTGATGCCCGCCTCGCGGACCCCCGCGGCCCGCAGCGCCTTCATCGCCAGGCCGTGGCCGACGAGCAGGTGGTGGGCGGCGGCCAGGGCGCCGCGCCCCTCCTTGGCGCCGGGCGCGTGCCGCCCCACGGAGTAGCCGAGGAAGGCGCTGCACCACGGCTCGTTGAGGGTGATCCAGCGCGGCACCCGGTCGGCCAGGTGCTCCGCCACGACCGCGGTGTACTCGCCGAACCGCTCGGCCGTCTCCCGTATCCGCCAGCCGCCCCGGTCCTCCAGGGCCTGCGGCAGGTCCCAGTGGTAGAGGGTGGCGGCCGGCTCGATGCCCGCCTCCAGGAGCTCGTCCACCAGCCGGGAGTAGAAGTCGAGGCCCTTCGGGTTCACCGCGCCGGAGCCCTCCGGCAGGATGCGCGACCAGGCGATCGAGAAGCGGTACGAACCGACACCCAGCTCCCGCAGCAGCGCCACGTCCTCCCGGTAGCGGTGGTAGTGGTCGCACGCCACGTCACCCGTGTCTCCGCCGTCCGTCCTCCCGGGCGTGTGGCTGTAGGTGTCCCAGATGGACGGGCCGCGCCCGTCCTCCCGGACGGCCCCCTCGATCTGGTACGAGGCCGTGGCCGCGCCGAAGACGAAGTCGGGCGGGAAGACCGGGAACTTATCCATGGATACCCCTATTTGACCGAGCCACCGGTGATCCCGGCGGCGATGTACTTCTGCGACAGGACGAGCAGCACCGCCGCCGGCACCGCGGACAGCACGGAAGCGGCCATCACCGAGCCCCAGTCGCCGACATGGGCGCCGATGTACTGGTAGATGCCCAGCGTGATCGGCTTCACGTCGTCCGTGGTGTTCAGCGTCAGCGCGAACATGAAGTCGCTCCACGCGTACAGGAACGAGAACAGCCCGGCCGTGATCAGCGAGTTGCGGCTCATCGGCAGCACGACCCGCACGAACGTCCGGAAGCGCCCGGCCCCGTCGACCTCGGCCGCCTCGATGACCTCGCGCGGGATCGCCACCATGAACGACCGCATCAGCACGATCGCGAACGGTATGCCGAGCGAGGCGTCGGCCAGCATCAGACCGGCGTACGAGTTGACCAGGCCGAGATCCACGTACGCGCTGTACAGGGCGTTGGCGATGACGATGCCCGGCACCATCTGGGTGATCAGCGTGCCGAAGACGATCGTCCGGGTGCCGCGCAGCCTGAACTGCGCCAGCCCGTACGCGGCGGGCGCCGAGACCGCCAGGCAGATGACGACCGCGCCGAGCGCCACCGCGAGCGAGGTCAGCAGATTGCCGCCCTGGTCGGTGAGCGCCGAGCGGAAGCCCGACAGGTCCAGGCCGTGCGGGACGGGGTCGACCTCCAGCAGCCCGGACTCGGGCTGGAGCGCGGTGTTCACCATCCAGTACAGCGGGAACAGCATCACGCACAGCACCAGGACGCCGAAGACGGTGGCGCCCCAGCGCCGCTTCGGACGGCCGGTGGACCGCGTGGACGCGGCGGGGGTACGCACGGTGCTCGCCATGCCGGTCACTTCCCCTCGTTGCGGTTGGCCCGCAGGTAGAACACCGCGAAGACGGCGGAGATCAGGATCAGGATGTTGCCGACCACGGCACCCGCTCCGAAGTCCAGCTGGACGAAGGAGTTCTGGTACGTGAGGGTGCCCAGGGTCTGCGTGGAGTCGGCGGGTCCGCCGTCCGTGAGCGCCAGGATCAGGTCGAGGATCTTCACCGTCGACATGAAGCCGAGCACCAGGACCACGGTGATCACCGGCCGCAGCATCGGCAGCGTGATCGAGCGGAACGTCCGCCAGGCGGAGGCGCCGTCCAGCGAGGCGGCCTCGTACAGCTCCTTGGGGACCTCCTGGAGTCCGCCGTAGAGGATCACCATGTTGAACGGGATGCCGATCCAGATGTTCACCAGGATCACCGAGATCAGCGCCATGCTCGTGCTGGTCAGCCAGGGGGTGTCGCCGCCGAGGCCGAGGGTGCCGAGGAACGAGTTGAGGACGCCGGTGTCCTGGTCGAGGATGCGCCGCCAGACGACGCCCGAGACGACCATCGGGACCAGCCACGGCAGCAGGATGAGCGACCGCAGCACGCCGTTCAGCGGGAAGCGGCGGTTGAAGAAGACGGCGAGGCCGAGGCCGACGCAGAACTGCCCGATCAGCGAGCCGATCGTGAACAGGACGGTGTGCACCAGGGCCTTGCCGAAGAGCTCGTCGTTGAAGACCTTGCTCCAGTTGTCCGTTCCGTTGAACGGGGACTCGCCCGTGAAGAAGGTGGACGGCGCGTAGTCCTGGAAGCTCATCACGATGTTCCGGACGAGCGGGTAGCCGAAGAACAGCGCCATGAAGATCACGGCGGGGGCGATGAAGCCCCACTGGGCGAGCCGCCTGCGGCGCCGGACGCGGGCGGGGTTCGGCGGCTTCGCGGTCTTCGCGGTCACGAGCGCCGGGGCAGCGGTGGTGGTCGACATGGTTCGGATACCTCAGTTCCCGCTCGTCGCGCGCTTCTGGGCGCGGGTGAGGGCGGCCTCGCTCGACTCGCCGGTCAGGGCGGACTGGAACGCGCTCTGGAGCGCGAGGGAGACGGACGACCACCGCGCGCCGAGCTTGGCGGTACGCGAACGGGCCGTGGCGACCTGGTCGGCCAGGGCGTCGAGCTCCGGGACCTTCGTGCGCCACTCGGCGGCGGCCTTCTCGTTGGCCGGGACCATCCAGCTGTTCAGCGCGTAGGTGATCTGCTCCTGCTCGCCGGACATGCAGCCGATGATCTTCGCGGCCGTCTTCTCGCGCTTCTCGTCACCGGTGTTGGGCACGGTCAGTACGCCGCCGCCCAGCGGGCCCACCGAGTCGTCGCCGGCCTTCGGGACCGGGATCTCGGCGATGCCCCAGTTCAGCCCCTTCTTGGAATTCAGGGTCTCCACCTGCCAGGGGCCGTTGATCATCATGGCCGCGTTGCCCGCCATGAACTGGTCGTTCACGTCGGCCTGGGTCCAGTTGACCGTGGACTTGGAGAGCGAGCCGTCCTTGAGGAGGCTCTTCCAGTAGTCCAGCGCCCCGGCCACCTCGGGGCTGTCGAGCTTCGTCTCGTCGCCGCCGTTGGACCACATGAAGGGCGTGAACTGGAAGACGCCGTCCTCCGCGCCGCCCGCGCTGAGCGCCAGTCCGTACCGCTTGCCCCGCGTGAGCTTCTTCGCGGTCTCGCGCATCCCGTCCCAGGTGGTGGGGACCTTCAGGCCGGCCTTGTCGAGGGTGTCCTTGTTGTAGAAGAGCGCCAGCGTGTTCACCGTGCGGGCGGCTCCGTAGTACGTGCCCTCGTACGAGCCGAAGTTCACGATCCCCTCGGGGATGTCCTTCGTGGTCAGCCCCAGGTCCTTCAGCGGGATCAGCCCGCCCGCGTCGGCGAACGTCGGCATCTCGGAGGCGTCCAGCTGGAGCACGTCGGGCAGCGACTTCGAGGACGCCATCCGCAGCGCCTTGGTCATCACCTGCGAGGCCGGGACGCTCTGCTGCTCGATGGTCACCCCCAGCCGCTTGCCGCACCGGGCCAGCGTCTCGGCGTCCCAGCGGTGGTACGACTCGTCGGTCGAGGAGTTCAGGACGGTGTAGACGTCCGGGTCCCGCTGCTGGCCGCAGCCCGACAGGACCGCACCGCCGATCAGCGCGGAGACGACGGTGAGCGGGACGGCGACCCGTGGGGTGAAGCGGTTCGACATTCAGCTGCCTCTTGTCGGCAAGGGCCCGGGCGGCTGCGCTGCCGTCCGACCGATTTGTTTGCTGCCAGTACTAATACGGCATGGGGGCGTCCGTTTCTAGACCGTCCCGGTGACGCGCAGGTCACACAGGGGAAACATGGCCGCTCGCGCGGGGTGTTCGAGCCCTTGTTCCGGCGGATCCATGGCCTTCGGCGGGCGAATCGAAGCGCTTCGAAAAATATTTGTTTTGTGTACGATCAAAATCAGGAACCACAGGAACGGACCCCCCATGAAGTTCACCGACGGCTTCTGGCAGATGCGAGACGGTGTCCACGCCTCGTACGCCACCGAACTCCGCGACCTCCGCCTCGACGCCGGCCGCCTCACCGCCTACGCGGCCGTCCAGCGCGTGACCCGGCGCGGCGACACCCTGAACGCCCCGCTGATCACCGTGGAGGCGTACGCCCCCGCCGAAGGCGTCATCGGCGTCCGCGTCACCCACCTCGCGGGCAAGCGCCACCCGGGCCCCGACTTCGCCCTGCCCGGCGCCACCGGTGACCCCTCCGCCACCACCCGCGAGGCCGCCGGGGCCGCCGAGCTGACCAGCGGACCGCTCACCCTCCGGGTCCCCGAGGACGGCTTCGGCCTGGAGTTCCGGGACGCGGACGGGCGCGTCCTGACCGCCGCCGGACGCAAGGGGACGGCCTTCGCCACCACCGGCGACGGCGCGCACCACATGGTCGCGCAGCTCGCGCTGGGCGTCGGCGAGACGGTCCACGGGCTCGGCGAGCGGTTCACGCCGTACGTGAAGAACGGCCAGGTGGTCGACATGTGGCAGGCGGACGGGGGGACCAGCAGCGAGCAGGCGTACAAGAACGTCCCGTTCTACCTCTCCTCGCGGGGCTACGGCGTCTTCGTCAACCACCCCGGCAAGGTCTCCTTCGAGGTCGGCTCGGAGGCGGTCGGCCAGGTGCAGTTCAGCGTCGAGGACCAGACGCTGGAGTACTTCGTGGTCGCCGGACCCACCCCCAAGGAGGTGCTGGCCCGCTACACCGCGCTCACCGGCCGCCCGGCGCTGCCCCCGGCCTGGTCGTTCGGACTCTGGCTGACCACCTCGTTCACCACCGCGTACGACGAGGCGACCGTGACCTCGTTCGTGGACGGCATGGCCGAGCGGGGCATCCCGCTCTCCGTGTTCCACTTCGACTGCTTCTGGATGCGCGAGTACCAGTGGTGCGACTTCGAGTGGGACCCGGCCGTATTCCCCGACCCCGAGGGCATGCTCGCCCGGCTCAAGGACAAGGGCCTGCGGATCTGCGTCTGGATCAACCCGTACATCGCGCAGAAGAGCCCCCTGTACGCGGAGGGCGCGGCCCGGGGCTACTTCGTCCGCACCCGTGAGGGCGACGTCTGGCAGTGGGACAAGTGGCAGGCCGGCATGGCCCTGGTGGACTTCACCAACCCCGAGGCCACCGCCTGGTTCCAGGACAAGCTGGGCACCCTCCTCGGCCAGGGCGTCGACGGCTTCAAGACGGACTTCGGCGAGCGCATCCCCACCGACGTCGTCTGGCACGACGGCTCCGACCCGGAGCGCATGCACAACTACTACACGCACCTGTACAACAAGGCCGTCTTCGAGCTCCTGGAGAAGGAGCGCGGCCAGGGCGAGGCCGTCCTCTTCGCCCGGTCCGCCACGGCCGGCGGCCAGCAGTTCCCCGTGCACTGGGGCGGCGACTGCTGGTCCTCCTTCGAGGCCATGGCGGAGTCCCTGCGCGGCGGCCTGTCTCTGAGCCTGTCCGGGTTCGGCTTCTGGAGCCATGACATCGGCGGCTTCGAGGGCACCCCGGACCCGGCGGTCTTCAAGCGCTGGCTCGCCTTCGGGCTGCTCTCCTCGCACAGCCGGCTGCACGGCTCCTCGTCCTACCGCGTCCCGTGGGAGTTCGGCGAGGAGGCGGTCGCGGTCGCCCGGCGCTTCACGGAGCTCAAGCACCGCCTGATGCCCTACCTGTACGGGGCGGCCGTCGAGGCCCACCGCACCGGCGTCCCCGTGATGCGCCCGATGCTCCTGGAGTTCCCGGACGACCCGGCCGCCCGCACCGCCGACCGGCAGTACCTGCTCGGCCCCGACCTCCTGGTGGCCCCGGTCTTCAGCGAGGACGGCGAGGTGGAGTACTACGTCCCCGAGGGCACCTGGACCCACCTGCTCACCGGCGAGACGGTCACCGGCCCGGCCTGGCACCGGGACACCTACGGCTTCGACAGCCTCCCGCTGCTGGTCCGCCCCGGCGCGGTCCTCCCGGTCGGCGCGGACACCTCCCGCCCAGACGGCGCGTGGACGGAGAACCTCCAGCTGCGCGTGTACGCCCCCGAGGGCACCGGCGACCTCCGCCGCACGGTCACCGTCCCCGGTCTCACGGGCGAGCCCGCCGCCACGTACGAGGTGATCCGCGAGGGCGGCACGCTGCGGGTCACCGCCGACACGGACCGGCCGTACGAGGCGGTGACCGTCACGCCCGGGGTGAGCGCTCCCGCGATCTGACCCAGGCGGTGAACGCCTCGACCGCGTCCACCACCGCGTCGAACCGCAGCGAGTGGTACAGGTCGAAGGCGTGGTTCCCGCCGCGCAGCTCGGCGTACACGACCGGGTTCTCGGACGCGTCGCGCAGCCCCTCGGCCACCTCGCGGATGTCGTCGGCCGGCACCAGCGGGTCCAGGTCGCCGTGGACGATCAGCATGGGCGGCGCGTCCGGCCGGGCACGGCCCAGCGGGGACGACTCGGGGCCCTGGTGCCAGTACGAGCCGAGGAAGCCGTTCAGCACGACGAGTCCGGTGACCGAGGTGTCGGCGTCCTCGAAACCCGGCTGGAACGCGGGGTCGTCGGGGGTCAGCGCGGCGATCGACCCCATGTGGCCGCCCGCCGAACTGCCCGCCACGAACAGGGTCGAGGGGTCGGCACCGTACTCGTGGGCGTGCTCCCTCGCCCAGGCGATCACCCGCTTCAGGTCGATCATGTGCTCGGGGTGCCGGACCTGCGGCTTCAGCCGGTAGTTGGCGCTGATGGTCACCCAGCCCCGGCTCGCCAGCCGGTACAGGAGCGGCAGCGACTGGCTGTTCTTGTGGCCGCCGCTGTAGTGGCCGCCGTGCATGTGGATCAGCACGGGCGCACCCTGCGGACGGGCCCGGTGGT
Proteins encoded in this window:
- a CDS encoding GlsB/YeaQ/YmgE family stress response membrane protein encodes the protein MSFLWAIIAGLIIGLLAKLVVPGRQPIPLWLTVLLGIVGGLAGNALASAFGVRDTGGIDWIRHIFQIGVAAVLIAFISPMWARRRA
- a CDS encoding GH1 family beta-glucosidase — its product is MDKFPVFPPDFVFGAATASYQIEGAVREDGRGPSIWDTYSHTPGRTDGGDTGDVACDHYHRYREDVALLRELGVGSYRFSIAWSRILPEGSGAVNPKGLDFYSRLVDELLEAGIEPAATLYHWDLPQALEDRGGWRIRETAERFGEYTAVVAEHLADRVPRWITLNEPWCSAFLGYSVGRHAPGAKEGRGALAAAHHLLVGHGLAMKALRAAGVREAGITLNLDRNVPAAPTDADRAAVVRADTQHNLVWTEPILAARYPATEEDTWGELITGQDFRREGDLDLISQPLDFLGINYYRPIVVADAPHREPDPALRVATDNRYAEGQYPDVRRTAMGWPVVPESFTDLLTALKDTYGDALPPVHITENGSAEHDTVEPDGAVRDADRVEYLRTHLAALRSAMDAGVDVRGYYVWSLLDNFEWALGYAKRFGIVRVDYDTLERTPKDSYRWYQALIAAHRG
- a CDS encoding ABC transporter substrate-binding protein, whose translation is MSNRFTPRVAVPLTVVSALIGGAVLSGCGQQRDPDVYTVLNSSTDESYHRWDAETLARCGKRLGVTIEQQSVPASQVMTKALRMASSKSLPDVLQLDASEMPTFADAGGLIPLKDLGLTTKDIPEGIVNFGSYEGTYYGAARTVNTLALFYNKDTLDKAGLKVPTTWDGMRETAKKLTRGKRYGLALSAGGAEDGVFQFTPFMWSNGGDETKLDSPEVAGALDYWKSLLKDGSLSKSTVNWTQADVNDQFMAGNAAMMINGPWQVETLNSKKGLNWGIAEIPVPKAGDDSVGPLGGGVLTVPNTGDEKREKTAAKIIGCMSGEQEQITYALNSWMVPANEKAAAEWRTKVPELDALADQVATARSRTAKLGARWSSVSLALQSAFQSALTGESSEAALTRAQKRATSGN
- a CDS encoding carbohydrate ABC transporter permease, whose protein sequence is MSTTTAAPALVTAKTAKPPNPARVRRRRRLAQWGFIAPAVIFMALFFGYPLVRNIVMSFQDYAPSTFFTGESPFNGTDNWSKVFNDELFGKALVHTVLFTIGSLIGQFCVGLGLAVFFNRRFPLNGVLRSLILLPWLVPMVVSGVVWRRILDQDTGVLNSFLGTLGLGGDTPWLTSTSMALISVILVNIWIGIPFNMVILYGGLQEVPKELYEAASLDGASAWRTFRSITLPMLRPVITVVLVLGFMSTVKILDLILALTDGGPADSTQTLGTLTYQNSFVQLDFGAGAVVGNILILISAVFAVFYLRANRNEGK
- a CDS encoding carbohydrate ABC transporter permease: MASTVRTPAASTRSTGRPKRRWGATVFGVLVLCVMLFPLYWMVNTALQPESGLLEVDPVPHGLDLSGFRSALTDQGGNLLTSLAVALGAVVICLAVSAPAAYGLAQFRLRGTRTIVFGTLITQMVPGIVIANALYSAYVDLGLVNSYAGLMLADASLGIPFAIVLMRSFMVAIPREVIEAAEVDGAGRFRTFVRVVLPMSRNSLITAGLFSFLYAWSDFMFALTLNTTDDVKPITLGIYQYIGAHVGDWGSVMAASVLSAVPAAVLLVLSQKYIAAGITGGSVK
- a CDS encoding alpha/beta hydrolase, producing the protein MPVGYLIPVLIVAIGTWCALRPVPFEHPLGRPSYIFGLAANELPFAAFFWMLLVPTAMAFAQDDVMDSPGAWGIVALATLTVPGLAVIAHRAWGDRDRIERAMAEGLGRSWRAEIDADLAEGLRRRPPWLRVLFVPILKRRADVRRVANLSYGDAGRRNLLDVYHHRARPQGAPVLIHMHGGHYSGGHKNSQSLPLLYRLASRGWVTISANYRLKPQVRHPEHMIDLKRVIAWAREHAHEYGADPSTLFVAGSSAGGHMGSIAALTPDDPAFQPGFEDADTSVTGLVVLNGFLGSYWHQGPESSPLGRARPDAPPMLIVHGDLDPLVPADDIREVAEGLRDASENPVVYAELRGGNHAFDLYHSLRFDAVVDAVEAFTAWVRSRERSPRA
- the yicI gene encoding alpha-xylosidase; this translates as MKFTDGFWQMRDGVHASYATELRDLRLDAGRLTAYAAVQRVTRRGDTLNAPLITVEAYAPAEGVIGVRVTHLAGKRHPGPDFALPGATGDPSATTREAAGAAELTSGPLTLRVPEDGFGLEFRDADGRVLTAAGRKGTAFATTGDGAHHMVAQLALGVGETVHGLGERFTPYVKNGQVVDMWQADGGTSSEQAYKNVPFYLSSRGYGVFVNHPGKVSFEVGSEAVGQVQFSVEDQTLEYFVVAGPTPKEVLARYTALTGRPALPPAWSFGLWLTTSFTTAYDEATVTSFVDGMAERGIPLSVFHFDCFWMREYQWCDFEWDPAVFPDPEGMLARLKDKGLRICVWINPYIAQKSPLYAEGAARGYFVRTREGDVWQWDKWQAGMALVDFTNPEATAWFQDKLGTLLGQGVDGFKTDFGERIPTDVVWHDGSDPERMHNYYTHLYNKAVFELLEKERGQGEAVLFARSATAGGQQFPVHWGGDCWSSFEAMAESLRGGLSLSLSGFGFWSHDIGGFEGTPDPAVFKRWLAFGLLSSHSRLHGSSSYRVPWEFGEEAVAVARRFTELKHRLMPYLYGAAVEAHRTGVPVMRPMLLEFPDDPAARTADRQYLLGPDLLVAPVFSEDGEVEYYVPEGTWTHLLTGETVTGPAWHRDTYGFDSLPLLVRPGAVLPVGADTSRPDGAWTENLQLRVYAPEGTGDLRRTVTVPGLTGEPAATYEVIREGGTLRVTADTDRPYEAVTVTPGVSAPAI